In Silene latifolia isolate original U9 population chromosome X, ASM4854445v1, whole genome shotgun sequence, the following proteins share a genomic window:
- the LOC141620442 gene encoding protein FAR-RED IMPAIRED RESPONSE 1-like, with protein MKKLPDKIGTTLYRETNFMKELCSCVWAEDIEPSEFEERWCSVISSYGLTGNEWLDTMFDKRAYWIPAYFRDLFMGGLMRTTSRSESENSFFGNFMNPHLTLVEFLMRGYYSDDIPIIDREKDKVYYVIFISDEMKVNAFCKKFERHGILCRHALYVLKEQGLDNVRAMIMLNCNSLDVRRHKIGTLWSEVFSCVTLAEQKTEYVDELLGILKDFKDKISAQTSTSECSSSSTTGDRLRKKNRELEMLLGTKIPKEVVVLPPIDQKQKGGKRMMSQKEKATKEQKKAARKCNACGELGFHDSRNCPGRV; from the exons atgaaaaAGCTGCCAGACAAGATCGGAACTACGCTATATCGGGAAACTAACTTCATGAAAGAGTTGTGCTCCTGTGTTTGGGCAGAAGATATCGAACCGTCTGAGTTTGAGGAACGGTGGTGCTCAGTTATATCTTCATACGGGCTGACCGGCAATGAATGGTTAGATACCATGTTTGACAAAAGGGCTTATTGGATCCCAGCATatttcagggatttatttatgggTGGACTAATGAGAACCACGTCCAGGTCTGAGTCCGAGAATAGCTTTTTCGGAAATTTCATGAACCCACACTTAACTTTGGTTGAGTTTCTTATGAG GGGTTACTACAGTGATGACATCCCCATTATTGATCGTGAAAAAGACAAGGTTTACTATGTTATCTTTATCTCTGACGAAATGAAAGTGAACGCTTTTTGTAAAAAGTTCGAGAGACATGGAATTTTGTGCCGTCATGCGCTTTACGTGTTGAAAGAACAAGGCCTTGACAATGTTCGAGCGATGATCATGTTAA ATTGTAACTCATTAGATGTTAGACGACACAAAATTGGTACCTTATGGTCCGAGGTGTTCTCGTGTGTGACGCTCGCTGAACAAAAAACTGAGTATGTTGACGAATTGCTGGGAATTTTGAAAGATTTTAAAGACAAGATAAGCGCACAAACCAGTACGTCAGaatgtagtagtagtagtaccaCGGGTGATAGGCTGAGAAAGAAGAATAGGGAACTTGAGATGCTCTTAGGAACAAAAATACCAAAGGAAGTGGTTGTCTTACCTCCTATTGATCAAAAACAAAAGGGCGGAAAAAGAATGATGTCCCAAAAGGAAAAAGCTACAAAAGAACAGAAGAAAGCGGCCAGGAAATGCAATGCTTGCGGAGAGTTAGGATTCCATGATAGTCGGAATTGTCCTGGGAGAGTATGA